From a single Toxoplasma gondii ME49 chromosome II, whole genome shotgun sequence genomic region:
- a CDS encoding hypothetical protein (encoded by transcript TGME49_221360): MMVPRSLHRCIDCAAPLFVVHDAVPPACLLPEECSAHGFPGETPRETRRLSSSSSSSPAASGTSVSQIALGMPAAFSVAANSEDRNEGGDSVKVPPHAPQLTSASSGVPTPHAEPRDTAQVQTPEAVSGFSRAPVSLSSPRAPSGESASSPSLQDSFVLLSPLPGTLAPAVGHREEAVSASSPVAATAHSADGSVGPSAFSQALAPEGLSRHSSEETHRQRFVARLAEGENWTQFVLDDAALCSKCFSSAVDQLEKQLEDERALLRQYTRALERLKKLRRAEAARRCRQERRERVDKGQALSQLDSRGGRKGEETNTADAPSTRGNDCGSSCVQEDERTALDTTEQSPLRGDQGDHEQVGRNDTPQEGRLRLAEDLRAAQQEYEEAEDEEERLLEELLSLNLLQRELWHLSSARQGQIARHEEATAAMLRQREYVTGQLERLKRLNVMNDAFHIWTDSALPSINSCRIGRVSSPATPSWAEINSGWGHMCLLLDVLFRKVYVHPTHYRLVPRGPFSCLIRRKDDIVLPLQGGGKETGLSRFFYRNRHFDEATVAFLECVQELHEALVHFARQPWPPYASPGVQTPWEPPDLPFAIEGDRVGGLSIRLHLSQDERWTKAVKYLLIDLKWLLSYVEKVCVVCPPAS, from the exons ATGATGGTTCCCAGGTCTTTGCATCGATGCATCGACTGCGCGGCTCCGCTTTTCGTCGTTCATGACGCGGTCCCACCCGCTTGCCTTTTGCCGGAGGAGTGCTCTGCACACGGCTTCCCCGGAGAGACTCCGCGTGAAACGCGCCGTCTGTCCTCCagctcttcgtcgtcgccagCTGCTTCCGGGACGTCCGTGTCACAGATCGCGCTTGGCATGCCGGCGGCGTTTTCTGTTGCCGCGAACTCGGAAGACCGAAACGAAGGGGGGGACTCGGTTAAAGTTCCGCCGCACGCGCCCCAGTTGACTTCAGCGAGTTCAGGTGTACCGACACCGCACGCGGAGCCGCGCGACACCGCGCAAGTGCAGACGCCGGAGGCAGTATCCGGCTTTTCACGCGCTCCAGTTTCGCTGTCGTCGCCGCGTGCGCCGAGCGGCGAGTCGGCCAGCTCTCCGTCTTTGCAAGAttctttcgttctcctctctccgttgcCCGGCACTCTGGCGCCGGCCGTGGGACATCGCGAAGAGGCTGTTTCTGCATCCTCACCTGTTGCTGCCACGGCACACTCTGCGGACGGTTCTGTTGGtccctctgctttctcgcaGGCGCTTGCGCCAGAGGGGCTTTCGAGGCACTCTTCCGAAGAAACGCACCGCCAGAGGTTCGTCGCGCGACttgcagagggagagaactgGACGCAGTTCGTTCTCGACGACGCGGCTCTGTGTTCAAAATGCTTCTCGTCCGCCGTTGACcagctggagaagcagctggagGACGAGCGGGCGCTGCTGCGCCAGTACACGCGGGCACTGGAGAGGCTGAAGAAGCTCCGTCGGGCCGAAGCGGCGAGACGCTGCAGGCAAGAGCGACGCGAGCGTGTGGACAAAGGTCAGGCGCTTTCTCAGCTCGACTCGcgtggaggaagaaaaggcgaggagacgaacacAGCGGACGCGCCGTCGACCCGCGGAAACGACTGCGGGTCTTCCTGTGTTCAGGAGGATGAAAGGACCGCTCTCGACACGACGGAGCAGAGTCCGCTGCGTGGAGACCAAGGAGACCACGAACAGGTGGGCAGGAACGACACCCCGCAAGAGGGTCGGCTGCGTCTCGCCGAGGACCTCCGCGCTGCGCAGCAAGAGTACGAGGAagctgaagacgaggaggaaaggcTCCTCGAAGAACTGCTCAGTCTCAATCTCCTGCAGCGTGAGCTCTGGCACCTCTCGTCTGCGCGTCAGGGACAAATCGCACGGCACGAAGAG gcaACGGCAGCTATGCTTCGTCAGCGGGAATATGTGACTGGACAGCTGGAGAGACTGAAACGGTTGAATGTGATGAACGACGCATTTCACATCTGGACGGACAGTGCGCTGCCGTCTATCAACTCGTGCCGCATCG gCCGAGTTTCTTCGCCGGCGACTCCAAGCTGGGCAGAGATCAACAGCGGCTGGGGTCACATGTGCCTTCTTCTAGATGTTCTTTTTCGCAAGGTCTACGTACACCCAACTCACTATCGGCTGGTGCCGCGCGGTCCATTCTCCTGTTTAATCAG gaggaaagacgacaTCGTTTTGCCGCTTCAAGGTGGGGGCAAGGAAACTGGACTTAGTCGATTTTTCTACAGAAATCGTCACTTTGACGAGGCCACAGTCGCGTTTTTGGAATGCGTTCAGGAG CTGCACGAAGCGCTCGTACACTTCGCCCGCCAGCCCTGGCCGCCGTATGCGTCTCCAGGTGTCCAGACTCCGTGGGAACCTCCTGACCTTCCTTTCGCGATCGAGG GCGACCGCGTCGGGGGCCTCTCCATTCGGCTGCACTTGAGTCAGGACGAGCGATGGACAAAGGCGGTGAAGTATCTGCTCATCGATCTGAAGTGGCTGCTTAGTTACGTCGAGA AAGTTTGCGTCGTTTGCCCGCCTGCCTCCTAG